One Candidatus Sulfurimonas baltica DNA segment encodes these proteins:
- a CDS encoding Na/Pi cotransporter family protein, whose protein sequence is MGADILKRSIYPLFLLAIAYLLFSSHDTKTIIAGIAIFLLGMVFMEDGFKLFSGGMLEKVLEKSTSTLPKAIVTGFFTTTMLQSSSLISIIIISFLSAEMISLTGAVGIIFGSNIGSTTTAWIVSSLGVKIDIAYYAMPMIIFGVIFRFNQNNVYKGFGNILVGLGFVFLGIAYMKDGFDALKNGLDIAQYAMDGYLGVLVYILIGAVATVVIQSSGATMALIITAVATGQIEYVNALSLAIGANIGTTVTAVIGSLSSNANGKRLAVAHFIFNTVTGFIAIVFLYQLADLVDFLSSSIGIGDKDYAMKLALFHTVFNIIGVLTVSPFTYKLVIFLEGLFQQKNKNISRAKYLDSAVIEVPESALAALNKEVLHLYDNATEVLAHAISLHRHSFLGKENVSEVVKQSSSKIDIDVDKFYETKIKELYGDIVNYATLSQDKMDEFQIRMVYYYKVASKDIVEAIKDVEELQKNINFYQKSKNDVIKNEYNILREKIANTLNKIHEIRNSDDDDMEILLKIKLLKEDVKDLDIIANGRIDTIIRNNSITSKMATSLINDSSFAYDISKRLIEVAVTLFIKDKEIKTLAGEV, encoded by the coding sequence ATGGGAGCAGATATATTAAAAAGATCAATATATCCACTGTTTTTATTGGCAATTGCGTATTTACTATTTTCAAGTCATGATACGAAAACAATTATAGCAGGGATTGCCATATTCTTACTTGGTATGGTTTTTATGGAAGACGGCTTTAAGCTTTTTAGTGGAGGGATGCTTGAGAAAGTTTTAGAGAAAAGTACGAGTACTTTGCCAAAGGCTATAGTGACTGGCTTTTTTACTACAACAATGCTACAAAGTTCATCACTAATTTCGATTATTATAATCTCATTTTTGAGTGCTGAAATGATTAGTTTGACCGGTGCTGTCGGTATAATCTTTGGCTCAAATATAGGTAGTACAACAACAGCATGGATAGTCTCATCTTTGGGTGTAAAAATTGATATTGCATATTATGCAATGCCTATGATTATCTTTGGTGTTATTTTTAGATTTAATCAAAATAACGTATACAAAGGTTTTGGAAATATTTTAGTCGGACTAGGTTTTGTATTTTTAGGCATAGCATATATGAAAGATGGTTTTGATGCTTTAAAAAATGGGTTGGATATTGCACAATATGCAATGGATGGATATCTTGGCGTTTTGGTATATATTCTAATTGGAGCTGTCGCAACCGTTGTCATACAGTCAAGCGGTGCAACAATGGCTCTTATTATAACAGCGGTCGCCACAGGGCAGATTGAATATGTAAATGCGCTCTCTTTGGCGATTGGTGCGAATATAGGTACTACCGTAACAGCTGTTATAGGTTCCTTGTCTTCTAACGCAAATGGAAAAAGATTGGCAGTTGCCCATTTTATTTTTAATACTGTTACAGGTTTTATAGCCATTGTATTTTTGTATCAGCTGGCAGATTTGGTAGATTTTTTAAGTTCTAGTATTGGTATAGGTGATAAAGACTATGCGATGAAGTTAGCTCTCTTTCATACTGTATTTAATATTATAGGTGTTTTGACAGTTTCTCCATTTACTTATAAATTAGTTATTTTTTTAGAGGGTCTTTTTCAACAAAAAAATAAAAACATATCTAGAGCTAAATATTTAGATAGTGCAGTAATCGAAGTGCCAGAATCAGCACTGGCTGCATTAAACAAAGAAGTTCTCCATTTATATGATAATGCAACGGAAGTTTTAGCTCATGCGATATCTTTGCATAGACACTCATTTTTAGGCAAAGAAAATGTTTCAGAAGTTGTAAAACAATCAAGTTCTAAAATAGATATTGATGTAGATAAATTTTATGAAACAAAAATAAAAGAACTTTACGGAGATATCGTAAACTATGCCACATTGTCACAAGATAAAATGGATGAATTTCAAATCAGAATGGTTTATTATTATAAAGTAGCCTCAAAAGATATTGTTGAAGCAATCAAGGATGTGGAAGAGTTACAAAAAAATATCAATTTTTATCAAAAAAGTAAAAATGATGTAATCAAAAATGAATATAATATATTGAGAGAAAAGATTGCTAACACCTTAAATAAAATTCATGAAATTAGAAATAGTGATGATGATGACATGGAAATTTTACTTAAGATAAAACTTTTAAAAGAGGATGTAAAAGATCTTGACATCATAGCAAACGGGAGGATTGATACAATCATTAGAAATAATAGTATTACCTCTAAGATGGCAACGTCATTGATAAATGATTCTTCATTTGCCTATGATATATCAAAGAGATTGATTGAAGTCGCAGTAACACTGTTTATAAAAGATAAAGAGATAAAAACACTAGCAGGAGAGGTATAA
- a CDS encoding complex I subunit 1 family protein, whose translation MIEIILIVIAPIVGGLIYGFERVVRARMQRRQGPPILQPFYDMYKLIGKQAFIVNPSHSILGIMHFVTLWVVVAFIILGENLLYVVFLHLLSTVFIILAGFSVNSIYSHIGSNRELLATIAYEPILIVMAVGFYIINGTFDISVIRANPSEIISLFLIFLAFLLIIPIKLKKSPFDASEAHQEIVGGVEVEFSGVFFEFIYMAKWLEYVFIYMLLVLFAGDNLTLSIALFIGIFLLVNIVDNATARVKMKHLINIVLSIGLTLSLVNLIGLSYV comes from the coding sequence ATGATAGAGATAATACTGATTGTTATTGCACCCATAGTAGGCGGTTTGATTTATGGGTTTGAGAGAGTTGTAAGAGCTAGAATGCAGCGCAGACAAGGTCCTCCAATATTGCAACCATTTTATGACATGTATAAGCTGATTGGTAAGCAGGCTTTTATAGTTAACCCTAGCCACAGTATATTGGGGATAATGCACTTTGTAACTCTCTGGGTGGTTGTAGCTTTTATAATACTCGGAGAGAACTTGCTCTATGTGGTTTTTCTTCATTTGCTCTCAACTGTTTTTATAATCCTTGCAGGTTTTAGTGTAAACTCTATCTACTCTCACATAGGTTCCAACAGAGAGTTGTTAGCCACTATAGCGTATGAGCCAATCTTAATAGTTATGGCAGTAGGATTTTATATCATAAACGGCACTTTTGATATATCAGTTATAAGAGCAAACCCATCAGAGATAATTTCACTCTTTCTAATCTTTTTGGCATTTTTGCTGATTATCCCTATAAAGCTTAAAAAGTCTCCATTTGATGCAAGCGAGGCTCACCAAGAGATAGTTGGAGGTGTTGAGGTTGAGTTTAGCGGTGTTTTCTTTGAGTTTATATATATGGCTAAATGGCTTGAATATGTTTTTATCTACATGTTGCTTGTTTTGTTCGCAGGGGATAATCTAACCCTATCTATTGCTCTGTTTATTGGAATTTTTTTATTGGTAAATATAGTTGATAATGCTACAGCCAGAGTAAAGATGAAACATTTGATAAATATTGTTTTATCTATCGGACTTACTCTATCGTTAGTCAATCTTATAGGACTTAGTTATGTTTGA
- a CDS encoding proton-conducting transporter membrane subunit yields MYNILIISPLLFALIVLMGGVKFKNILIIFFVGVLSILSLLNMFFATTFVSNLSHMYHKIFILIDTLLLLYFLAQGIIKKNHLVSGFAIVQILLYSVVLSLSPTLLSNDILVDNISSVMYLVINIVGGIIIIYAIEYIKSEEFSEFKKNAFIAILFLFLSVMNFIVSTNNIEIFFMLFELTTLCSFILIGYRGDKTSSENALKALWMNQIGGVAILIALIFSIHNYNTIYFDMLITNINELYLLPIVFLAIAGFVKGASIPFEKWLLGAMVAPTPVSAILHSATMVKIAPYLMLKLAPAMSGFVSVTITLIGTFVFFSASLLALSKDYFKEILGLSTIALLALMMSLAAIATEEAIMACLILIVFHAVSKALLFLQAGILEKSFHLKYVNDINGLINHSPLVVFFIIIGFASLTLPPFGAFAAKFMAIESIAKEIVNNPLYSLALIFVALGSVFLTLLYFKVVTKLFAKDVDHKEKLHVKIPKLYTFSSYMLLALLFIGVYVSFDIELLSALEIIVPLVLIAVIPMLFAIFVFKKAHRVKEYHCGEKDEVKLNMYYFDIPQKYKQLINVIAISSILILIAGVIL; encoded by the coding sequence ATATTGATAATTTCTCCACTACTTTTTGCTCTTATTGTTTTAATGGGTGGAGTTAAATTTAAAAATATTTTAATAATATTTTTTGTTGGCGTATTGAGTATATTAAGCCTGCTAAACATGTTTTTTGCAACTACGTTTGTGAGTAACTTATCTCACATGTATCATAAGATATTTATTTTGATTGATACTCTATTGCTTTTGTACTTTTTAGCGCAGGGGATTATTAAGAAAAATCATCTTGTGAGTGGATTTGCTATAGTACAAATTCTCTTATACTCTGTAGTTTTATCTTTGTCTCCTACTCTTTTGTCAAATGATATTTTAGTTGATAATATATCATCAGTTATGTACCTTGTCATAAATATAGTAGGTGGAATTATTATTATCTATGCTATAGAATATATAAAAAGCGAAGAGTTTAGCGAGTTTAAAAAAAATGCCTTTATTGCGATACTTTTTCTTTTTTTATCGGTGATGAATTTTATTGTCTCAACCAACAACATAGAGATATTTTTTATGCTGTTTGAGTTGACTACTCTGTGCTCTTTTATACTGATAGGGTATAGGGGTGATAAAACATCATCTGAAAATGCACTAAAAGCACTATGGATGAACCAGATAGGTGGAGTTGCTATTTTAATAGCTCTGATTTTTTCAATACATAACTACAACACTATCTACTTTGACATGTTAATAACAAACATTAATGAGCTATACCTCCTTCCGATTGTATTTTTAGCAATTGCCGGTTTTGTAAAGGGAGCGAGCATCCCGTTTGAGAAGTGGCTTTTAGGTGCTATGGTTGCACCAACTCCGGTTAGCGCAATTTTACATAGTGCTACAATGGTGAAAATTGCCCCTTATCTAATGCTTAAGCTTGCTCCTGCAATGAGCGGGTTTGTATCTGTGACTATTACTCTTATCGGTACCTTTGTGTTTTTTAGCGCCTCACTGCTTGCTCTGAGCAAAGATTACTTTAAAGAGATATTGGGTCTTTCTACTATAGCACTTCTTGCTCTGATGATGAGTTTAGCAGCTATAGCAACAGAGGAAGCTATTATGGCTTGTTTGATTTTGATTGTATTTCATGCCGTCTCTAAGGCACTACTCTTTTTGCAAGCGGGTATTTTGGAAAAAAGCTTCCATCTGAAATATGTTAATGATATAAACGGTTTAATCAATCACTCTCCCTTAGTTGTATTTTTTATCATTATTGGTTTTGCTTCATTGACACTTCCACCTTTTGGAGCATTTGCTGCAAAATTTATGGCAATAGAGTCCATAGCAAAAGAGATTGTTAATAATCCTCTGTACTCTCTTGCCCTGATATTTGTCGCACTTGGAAGTGTGTTTTTAACACTCTTGTATTTTAAAGTAGTGACAAAACTTTTTGCCAAAGATGTTGACCATAAAGAGAAGCTACATGTAAAGATTCCAAAGCTATACACATTTAGTTCATATATGCTTTTGGCTTTGCTGTTTATCGGTGTTTATGTAAGTTTTGATATAGAGTTGTTAAGTGCTTTAGAGATTATAGTTCCTTTGGTTTTAATTGCTGTAATACCAATGCTGTTTGCAATATTTGTATTTAAAAAAGCACATAGGGTAAAAGAGTATCATTGTGGCGAGAAAGACGAAGTGAAGTTAAACATGTATTACTTTGATATTCCTCAAAAGTATAAACAGCTTATTAATGTTATAGCCATATCTAGTATATTAATACTAATTGCAGGGGTGATATTATGA
- a CDS encoding NADH-quinone oxidoreductase subunit B family protein produces the protein MFDIKKYRKKSPWILHYNAGSCNGCDIEILACLSPKYDLERFGVINTGNPKQSDIFLVTGPVTYRSRERLVELYTQMPEPKIVVAVGSCSCTGGVFRDMYNVEDGIDRYIPVDVYIPGCASSPELIIDGIVKGLEILETKTKEMEKPFKLFKDNNSKDGIISRRDSALKVGEADEKN, from the coding sequence ATGTTTGATATAAAAAAGTACAGAAAAAAATCACCATGGATACTCCACTATAACGCAGGTAGTTGTAATGGGTGTGATATTGAGATACTGGCATGTCTGTCACCAAAATATGACTTGGAGAGATTTGGAGTAATAAACACCGGAAATCCTAAACAATCAGATATATTTTTGGTAACTGGTCCTGTAACATACAGAAGCAGAGAGAGACTTGTGGAGCTTTATACCCAGATGCCTGAGCCAAAGATTGTTGTTGCGGTTGGAAGTTGTAGTTGTACTGGCGGTGTCTTTAGAGATATGTATAATGTAGAAGATGGCATAGATAGATATATACCGGTTGATGTCTATATACCAGGATGTGCCTCGTCACCAGAACTTATAATTGACGGAATAGTTAAGGGATTGGAGATTTTAGAGACTAAAACAAAAGAGATGGAAAAACCTTTTAAATTATTTAAAGATAATAATTCAAAAGATGGTATTATTTCCAGAAGAGATAGTGCACTTAAAGTAGGGGAAGCTGATGAGAAAAATTGA
- a CDS encoding NADH-quinone oxidoreductase subunit C, protein MRKIEVSLENIREKIKEFYSEKEWHFITLNGVALEDEKIEIQWMFSKYESLDEIVVFFTVINRGDVVPSIADIIPSAIISQREVVDMFGVEVDGSLKGLYLDADSVQMPLSGCGARA, encoded by the coding sequence ATGAGAAAAATTGAAGTATCGCTTGAAAATATTAGAGAGAAAATAAAAGAGTTTTATAGTGAGAAAGAGTGGCATTTTATAACGCTAAACGGTGTTGCGTTAGAAGATGAAAAAATAGAAATTCAATGGATGTTTTCAAAATATGAGAGTTTGGATGAGATTGTTGTGTTTTTTACAGTAATTAATCGAGGGGATGTTGTCCCTTCTATTGCAGATATTATACCATCTGCGATAATTTCACAAAGAGAGGTAGTTGATATGTTTGGTGTTGAGGTTGATGGAAGTTTAAAAGGTTTATATTTAGATGCAGACTCTGTACAGATGCCACTGAGTGGTTGTGGGGCTAGAGCATAA